The window CCACACGTTCAGGGGCCAGTCGGCCGTCACGACCTGGCTGCACCGGATCACCGTGAACGCCTGTCTGGACCGCGCCCGCAAGGCCGCCTCCCGTAAGACCTCCCCCGTCGACGACACCGAGCGCCTGGAGCAGTTGCTGGAGCCCCACGAGGAGGCATCCGCTCCGGCCGAGCGCAACGATCTGCATCGCCAGTTGCTGGAGGCCCTCGGCACGCTGCCGCCCGATCAGCGCGCGGCGCTCGTCCTGGTGGACATGCAGGGATACCCGGTCGCGGAAGCCGCCCGGGTCCTCGATGTGCCGACCGGCACGGTCAAGAGCCGATGTGCGCGAGGCAGAGCCAGACTCCTGCCTCTCCTCAAGCATCTGCGACCGGAAAGCGCCAGTGACGGCAAGTATCCCGACGAGAGGCGGAACCGGACGCAGGGGACATCCGTCCCACCGGCAGCGGGTCCACACGCCACAGGGCGAGCCACGGATCCGCGCGATACCGGGCCGAGTGATTCAGCTGCAGTGAAGGGCGGAGGTGGGCGAGCGTGACTTCCACGACAGACACGGCCGGGCACCCGGACGTCGCCGAGATCTCCGACCTCACCGAGGGCCTTCTCCCCCCGTCCAGGACCGCCGACGTACGGCGGCATCTGGACGAGTGCGAGCTGTGCGCGGACGTCCACACATCACTTGAGGAGATCCGAGGGTTGCTCGGCACACTGCCCGGACCCTCACACATGCCCGCCGATGTCGCGGGGCGGATCGACGCCGCCCTCGCCGCAGAGGCTCTGCTCAACGCCACGGCGCCCGATGACGTCGACCAGCCGAAGCTCGCCGGCGTGACCCGCTCGGTCTCCGCAGCGGACGACGGCGCGCATGTTTCACGTGAAACATCGGCAACGACAGACCGTCCGGCAGGCCGCGCCCGCTCCTCGACCACCGGCCCCGGCCGCAAGGACCGCAAGAAGGCCGGCCGACGCAAGGTCGCCGTCCTCAGCGCCGCATTCACAGCCGCCGCCCTGGGCCTCGGCTCTGTGCTGCTGACCTCACTGATGGGGGGCGGAGGGGCTGGTCCATCGGCCGACGGTGGGCAGACCGCCGCCGATACGTTCTCCGCAGCGAAGCTGGAGAAGCAGGTCGCCGATCTCCTCGCCAAGAGCGAGAGCTCCCCAGGCAGCTCCCGCGCTCCGGAACGGAGCCTGGGCGTGGAAGGCGGGCCCGACACCAAGAGCCCCCAGATCCTGCGCGAGATCACGGTGCCCGAGTGCATCAAGAAGGGCATCGGCCGCAACGACGCGGCGCTCGCTGCTAAGGAAGGCGTCTACAAGGGGAAGGACGCTCTGCTCGTCGTGCTGCCCGATGCCTCTGACATCACCCGGGTCACCGTCTACGTCATGGACGCCACCTGTGTGAAGCAGCCGTCGTCGACCAAGGCCAAGGTTCTCCTGACGGACTCCTACGCGCGCTCCTGAGAAGCCGGCGCTTCGTCTCCTTCAGGCGTGACAACCCCTACGGTGTGGCATCACCGTGTGCCCGGACACAGTGGGAATGCGCGCCCCTTAGGATCCGTTGGGTGGGTGAGAGTTCTGAAAGGGGCTCCACCCGGTCCGACGACGCAGTCCAGAGACGAGGAA of the Streptomyces sp. T12 genome contains:
- the sigM gene encoding RNA polymerase sigma factor SigM, whose product is MAEDAGYGDASDQHLLASHVEGDPDAFGELVRRHRDRLWAVALRTLGDREEAADAVQDALVSAYRAAHTFRGQSAVTTWLHRITVNACLDRARKAASRKTSPVDDTERLEQLLEPHEEASAPAERNDLHRQLLEALGTLPPDQRAALVLVDMQGYPVAEAARVLDVPTGTVKSRCARGRARLLPLLKHLRPESASDGKYPDERRNRTQGTSVPPAAGPHATGRATDPRDTGPSDSAAVKGGGGRA